The following DNA comes from Arcobacter cloacae.
CTCAACTATTTTTCAAAAATCTCCCTTGATATTATTAACACTTGAATCTTCAGAAATAAAAACACCAAAAGATTTAGAAAACAAAAAAGTTATGATTACTTCTGATGCAAAAGATTCTGCTTCAATTAGTGCTATGATTTTATCACAAGGATTAAATTTAAATAGTATTCAATTTTTAGAACATACTTTTGATATAAATGATTTATTAAATAAAAAAGTTGATGCCTATGCTGGATATTTATCTAATGAGCCTTATTTGTTAGATAAAAAGAATATCAAATATAATGTTATAAATCCTAGTGATTATAATTTTGATTTTTTTGAAGGAATTTTATTTACATCAAGAGAAGAATTATCAAATAATCCAACAAGAGTTTTAAACTTTAATGAAGCTTCATTAAAAGGTTGGAATTACGCGTTTAATAATATCGAAGAGAGTGCGAAAATAATATATGAAAAATATAATACTCAAAATAAAACTTTAGATGCATTAATCTTTGAAGCAAATGCACTAAAAAAATTGTCAAATATAGAAGAAGGTATTTTAGGAAATATTAATTCAAATAAGATTAATGAAATAAACTCATTTTATAAATTTTTAGGATTAAACACAAAAAATGATTTAAATATTGAATCTTTAATTTTTGATAAAACAAAAATTTTACTCAATAAAGATATAAACAATTATTTAAAAGATAATCATTTTACCTTACTTATAGAAACTAATAAAATACCCTACTCTTTTAAAATTACAAATGAATTAGTAGGTATTTAAATAGATTTTTGGAAACTCCTGTCAGAAAAAACAAACAAAGCTTTTAATATAGAGGAAAGATTAAGTACTAAAAATTTAAATATCTTTACAAATAATATAAAAGTTCAATTTAAATATAGTACTAAACCTATAAAAAGTGATAAATTTGTATACACTAACTCTATAGCAAAAATTCCAATAGTAATGGCAACAAAAGATAATAAAAATCTAATAACTAATTTAGAATATTTAAGTAATGTAACTGTTGGTATTTTAAATAGATTAGACTTGATGCAAGAATTACAACTAAAATATCCGAAAATTAATTTTATTGAACTTAATTCACTAGATAATGCTTTTAATAAATTGAAAAAAAATGAAATATATGGATTTATCGATGATATTTATTCTATTTCTCATAAAATAAATTATGAAAATATTAAAGATATTAAAATAACCCAAACACTAGAATATTATTTAAATATATTTTTAGAAAGTGAAAGTATAAATAAACCTTTCATAAATTTATTAAATATTGCAATAGATAAATTAACAAATGAAGAGAAAAATAATATATTAAATGCTTATCAACAAATTTTATATCATGACAAAACAAATATAGTTGAAATTTTAAAATATATAGTTCCTCTATTTTTTTTACTTGGTATTTTTATGTTTTTAAATTATAAATTAAATAGTGAAATCAAAAAAAGAAAAGAAATTGAAAAAGAGTTATTAAAATTAGCAAATAAAGATAGCTTAACAGATATATATACAAGAAGAAAAATTGAAGAGATTTGTGAACATGAAATAGATAGAAATTATAGATACAATACAGTTTTTTCAATAATTTTCTTTGATTTAAATGATTTCAAACCAATAAATGATAAATTAGGACATCATATCGGTGATGAAGTATTAGTTAATGTTGCACAAACTATAAAGAAAAATATAAGAAATTCAGATAGTTTAGGTAGATGGGGAGGAGATGAATTTTTGATTATTCTTCCAGAAACAAATGTAGAACAAGCAAAAAAAATTGTTATTCATTTAGAAAAAAGAGTTTCTGATATTGTGATTGATTCAAATAAAAATTTAAAAATATCTTGTAGTTTTGGTGTTGCACAATATGAAAAAAACGATACTTTTGATTCATTGATGGAAAAAGCTGATAAGCTTATGTATATATCAAAGACTATTTATAAAGATAAAAAGAAGGGTTAATCCCTTCTTTATTCAACCTCATCTTCAGTAGTCTCTAAAGCTGCTAAATAATCTTTAAATCTTTTTTGTCCTAAATTATCAGTTCTATAATCATTTATTAATTTTTCAACATAAGATACAACTCCATTTGCTGGAACTTTTACTCCAACTTTTCTTGCAATTCTACTTTTACTTGTACCTTCTAAATTTCCACCTAATAAAACTTCATAACCTTCTACTCTTTCACCTTCATGTCTAATCATAGCTCCAACAAATCCTATATCTGAGATTTGTGGCTGAGAACATCCATTTCCACAACCTGAAAAAGAGATTGTAACATCATCTTTGAACTCGGGGAATTTTTCTTCCAATTGAGTTACTATTTTTTTAGCAAACTCTTTAGTTTCAGTAATTCCAAATTTACAGAACTCTTTTCCTGTACAAGATTGTAATCTTGCTCTAAAAGGAGTTGGATTGTATGGATAACCTAAAGCTACAAACTCATCTGCCAAAGCTTGAACAACTTCATCTTTTACACCATAAACTACAAAGTTTTGAGTAGCAGTTAATGCAATTCCACCTGCATTATATTTTTTACAAATATCATACATAGCTTGGAAATCACTTCCTGGTACTCTTCCTGAGTTTGTTGCAAATCCAACATAAGACTCACCTTTTTGTTTCGCTTTATTTATTCCAAAATGGTTTCTATTTT
Coding sequences within:
- a CDS encoding transporter substrate-binding domain-containing diguanylate cyclase, giving the protein MATKDNKNLITNLEYLSNVTVGILNRLDLMQELQLKYPKINFIELNSLDNAFNKLKKNEIYGFIDDIYSISHKINYENIKDIKITQTLEYYLNIFLESESINKPFINLLNIAIDKLTNEEKNNILNAYQQILYHDKTNIVEILKYIVPLFFLLGIFMFLNYKLNSEIKKRKEIEKELLKLANKDSLTDIYTRRKIEEICEHEIDRNYRYNTVFSIIFFDLNDFKPINDKLGHHIGDEVLVNVAQTIKKNIRNSDSLGRWGGDEFLIILPETNVEQAKKIVIHLEKRVSDIVIDSNKNLKISCSFGVAQYEKNDTFDSLMEKADKLMYISKTIYKDKKKG
- a CDS encoding ABC transporter substrate-binding protein; this encodes MIIKILTIILFFIVTLNANQKVTLYLDWLNQFQFAGYYIAKEKGYYKDLGIDIEIKEFRGNYNSIVENVVSNEAIYAIGKSSLILNNNDNKNIILLSTIFQKSPLILLTLESSEIKTPKDLENKKVMITSDAKDSASISAMILSQGLNLNSIQFLEHTFDINDLLNKKVDAYAGYLSNEPYLLDKKNIKYNVINPSDYNFDFFEGILFTSREELSNNPTRVLNFNEASLKGWNYAFNNIEESAKIIYEKYNTQNKTLDALIFEANALKKLSNIEEGILGNINSNKINEINSFYKFLGLNTKNDLNIESLIFDKTKILLNKDINNYLKDNHFTLLIETNKIPYSFKITNELVGI